From Pseudomonas sp. B21-028, one genomic window encodes:
- a CDS encoding cation:proton antiporter, producing the protein MHAINFIQDLAIIMMAAGLVTVLFHRFKQPVVLGYIVAGFLIGPHTPPFGFIHDEDTIKTLAELGVIFLMFCLGLEFSLRKLFKVGATAFIAAFLEIVLMIWIGYEIGRWFDWNTMDSLFLGAILAISSTTIIVKALNDLKMKNERFAQLIFGVLIVEDILGIGIIALLSSIAVSGTVSSGEVFSTVGKLSLFMIVALVVGILLVPRLLAYVAKFDSNEMLLITVLGLCFGFCLLVVKLEYSMVLGAFLIGAIMAESRQLLKIERLVEPVRDLFSAIFFVAIGLMLDPAILLQYAWPIAVITAAVVLGKMLSCGLGAFIAGNDGRTSLRVGMGLSQIGEFSFIIASLGMTLQVTSDFLYPVAVAVSVLTTLLTPYLIRAADPLSLKLAAVMPQRLTRVLGMYGEWLRSIQPQGEGALVASMIRRILLQVGINLALVIAIFVSGGYFAERMSVYMQDWISDPSWRKALIWGGALLLSLPFLIAAYRKLKALSMLLAEMGVKAEMAGRHTQRVRRVIAEVIPILSLLVIFLLLAALSASILPTNKLLVLIAVVATAVAALLWRWFVRLHTRMQVALMETLDNHKESSGH; encoded by the coding sequence ATGCACGCCATCAATTTCATTCAAGACCTGGCAATCATCATGATGGCGGCCGGGTTGGTGACCGTGCTCTTCCATCGTTTCAAGCAACCGGTGGTGTTGGGCTACATCGTTGCCGGTTTTCTTATCGGCCCCCATACGCCGCCATTCGGCTTCATCCATGACGAAGACACCATCAAGACCCTCGCCGAGCTGGGTGTGATCTTCCTCATGTTCTGTCTGGGCCTGGAATTCAGCCTGCGCAAGTTGTTCAAGGTTGGCGCCACGGCGTTTATCGCAGCGTTCCTCGAAATCGTGCTGATGATTTGGATCGGCTATGAAATCGGTCGCTGGTTCGACTGGAATACCATGGACTCGCTATTCCTGGGCGCCATCCTGGCCATTTCCTCGACCACGATCATCGTCAAGGCGCTCAACGATCTGAAGATGAAGAACGAGCGCTTCGCGCAGCTGATTTTCGGTGTGCTGATCGTTGAAGACATCCTGGGCATCGGCATCATCGCCTTGTTATCGAGCATCGCCGTCAGCGGAACGGTGAGCTCCGGCGAGGTGTTCTCCACCGTTGGCAAGCTGTCTTTGTTCATGATCGTCGCGCTGGTCGTCGGTATCCTGCTGGTGCCGAGGCTGCTGGCCTACGTGGCGAAGTTCGACAGCAACGAGATGCTGCTGATCACCGTGTTGGGCCTGTGTTTCGGCTTCTGCCTGCTGGTGGTAAAACTGGAATACAGCATGGTGCTGGGGGCCTTCCTGATCGGGGCGATCATGGCCGAGTCCCGGCAGTTGCTGAAAATCGAGCGGCTGGTAGAGCCGGTGCGTGATCTGTTCAGTGCAATTTTTTTCGTCGCCATAGGCCTGATGCTCGACCCGGCCATATTGCTGCAGTACGCTTGGCCGATTGCCGTGATCACGGCGGCCGTGGTGCTGGGCAAGATGTTGTCCTGCGGCCTCGGCGCCTTTATCGCCGGCAACGATGGACGCACCTCGTTGCGAGTCGGGATGGGGCTTTCGCAGATTGGCGAATTCTCCTTCATCATCGCCTCACTGGGGATGACGCTGCAGGTCACCAGTGACTTCCTCTATCCGGTAGCGGTCGCCGTCTCGGTGCTGACCACACTGTTGACGCCTTATTTGATCCGTGCCGCCGATCCGTTGTCCCTCAAGTTGGCGGCTGTCATGCCGCAACGGCTGACGCGGGTGTTGGGCATGTACGGTGAATGGCTGCGCAGCATCCAGCCTCAGGGCGAAGGAGCATTGGTCGCGTCGATGATCAGGCGGATCTTGCTGCAGGTGGGCATCAACCTGGCACTGGTGATCGCGATTTTTGTGTCGGGCGGGTATTTCGCCGAGCGGATGTCGGTCTACATGCAGGACTGGATCAGTGACCCGAGCTGGCGGAAGGCGTTGATCTGGGGCGGGGCGCTGCTGTTGTCGCTGCCCTTCCTGATCGCGGCCTATCGCAAGCTCAAGGCATTGTCGATGCTGTTGGCGGAGATGGGCGTGAAGGCCGAGATGGCCGGTCGTCACACCCAGCGGGTGCGGCGGGTGATCGCCGAAGTGATCCCTATCCTCTCGCTGCTGGTGATTTTCCTGCTGTTGGCAGCCTTGTCGGCCAGTATCCTGCCGACCAACAAGTTGCTGGTGTTGATTGCCGTGGTGGCGACAGCCGTGGCGGCATTGCTCTGGCGCTGGTTTGTCCGCCTGCATACACGGATGCAGGTGGCCTTGATGGAAACCCTGGACAACCACAAGGAGTCGTCCGGGCATTGA
- a CDS encoding acyl-CoA thioesterase has protein sequence MEPGNAQLSMTVLMTPDMANFSGNVHGGTLLKYLDEVAYACASRYAGRYVVTLSVDQVIFREPIHVGELVTFLASVNYTGNTSMEVGIKVVTENIRERSVRHTNSCFFTMVAVDDQRKPATVPPLQPQNSEAKRRYEQAQQRRQIRQELERRYQEIKADGP, from the coding sequence ATGGAACCCGGAAACGCCCAACTGTCGATGACGGTGTTGATGACCCCCGATATGGCCAACTTCTCTGGCAATGTCCATGGCGGTACCCTGCTCAAATACCTCGACGAAGTCGCCTACGCTTGTGCCAGCCGTTATGCGGGACGCTACGTGGTGACCTTGTCGGTGGATCAGGTGATCTTTCGCGAGCCGATTCATGTCGGCGAACTGGTGACCTTCCTGGCCTCGGTGAACTACACCGGCAACACGTCGATGGAAGTGGGCATCAAGGTCGTGACCGAAAACATTCGCGAACGCTCGGTACGCCACACCAATAGCTGCTTCTTCACCATGGTTGCGGTGGATGACCAGCGTAAACCCGCGACGGTCCCGCCCTTGCAGCCACAGAACAGCGAAGCAAAGCGCCGCTACGAGCAAGCGCAGCAGCGCCGGCAGATCCGCCAGGAACTGGAGAGGCGTTACCAGGAGATCAAGGCGGACGGGCCTTAA
- the pdxY gene encoding pyridoxal kinase PdxY, which translates to MKRTPHLLAIQSHVVFGHAGNSAAVFPMQRIGVNVWPLNTVQFSNHTQYGQWAGEVLASQQIPALVEGIAAIGELGHCDGVLSGYLGSAAQGRAILTGVARIKAANPKALYLCDPVMGHPEKGCIVAPEVSEFLLNEAAAVADLMCPNQLELDSFSGRKAQSLLDCLAMARALMARGPKAVLVKHLAYPGKPEDRFEMLLVTADDSWHLSRPLLAFPRQPVGVGDLTSGLFLARILLGDSLVAAFEFTAAAVHEVLLETQACASYELELVRAQDRIAHPRVRFEAVPINL; encoded by the coding sequence ATGAAACGGACGCCTCATCTGCTTGCCATCCAGTCTCACGTGGTATTCGGTCACGCAGGCAACAGCGCTGCGGTATTTCCCATGCAGCGTATCGGCGTGAATGTCTGGCCGCTCAATACCGTGCAGTTCTCCAATCACACCCAGTACGGCCAATGGGCTGGCGAGGTGCTCGCATCGCAGCAGATACCGGCATTGGTCGAGGGCATTGCAGCGATTGGTGAACTGGGTCATTGCGACGGGGTGCTGTCCGGCTATCTGGGCAGTGCCGCCCAGGGGCGGGCGATTCTGACGGGCGTGGCTCGGATCAAGGCCGCTAACCCCAAGGCGCTGTATCTGTGCGATCCGGTCATGGGGCACCCGGAGAAGGGCTGTATCGTGGCGCCGGAGGTCAGTGAGTTCCTGTTGAATGAGGCTGCGGCCGTGGCTGACCTCATGTGCCCGAATCAACTGGAGCTGGACAGCTTCTCGGGGCGCAAGGCGCAGTCGTTGCTCGATTGCCTCGCCATGGCTCGCGCACTCATGGCTCGCGGACCGAAGGCTGTCCTGGTCAAGCACTTGGCCTACCCCGGCAAGCCCGAGGATCGCTTCGAGATGTTGCTGGTGACTGCCGATGACAGCTGGCACCTGAGCCGTCCCCTGCTGGCTTTCCCTCGCCAGCCAGTGGGCGTGGGTGACCTGACCTCGGGGTTGTTCCTGGCGCGGATCCTGCTGGGAGACAGCCTGGTGGCGGCTTTCGAATTCACCGCTGCTGCAGTGCATGAGGTGCTGTTGGAAACCCAGGCTTGCGCCAGCTATGAGCTGGAGCTGGTCCGTGCCCAGGATCGGATCGCTCATCCGCGGGTACGCTTCGAGGCAGTGCCGATCAATCTTTGA
- a CDS encoding DUF3301 domain-containing protein: MLTLGNIFVLMLLATGGAWLWHNHGLRERALARVVQHCANLKIELLDGNVALKKIGFVKDGSGRRRLARVYNFEFTVTGESRHAGTITQFGAHSAQIELAPYPMPFEEPPETPVGPIQTRPRAEVIELSQWRQEHNKWKP, translated from the coding sequence ATGCTGACTCTTGGAAACATCTTCGTGCTGATGCTGCTGGCCACCGGCGGCGCCTGGTTGTGGCACAACCATGGTTTGCGCGAACGGGCCCTGGCGAGGGTCGTGCAGCATTGCGCCAACCTCAAGATCGAGCTGCTGGACGGTAACGTAGCGCTGAAGAAGATCGGTTTCGTGAAGGATGGCAGTGGTCGGCGAAGGCTGGCCCGTGTCTACAATTTCGAGTTCACCGTCACCGGCGAGTCCCGTCATGCCGGCACCATTACCCAGTTTGGTGCCCACAGCGCGCAGATTGAACTCGCGCCGTATCCGATGCCCTTCGAAGAACCCCCCGAAACGCCGGTTGGGCCGATCCAGACCAGACCCCGGGCCGAGGTCATCGAGCTAAGCCAGTGGCGTCAGGAACACAACAAGTGGAAGCCTTGA
- a CDS encoding GTP-binding protein, translating into MLQNIPTHVIAGSLGAGKTSLIRQLLAQRPADERWAVLINEFGQIGLDAALLTQTADGIALGEVAGGCLCCVNGAPFQIGLGRLLRKARPDRLFIEPSGLGHPAQLLLQLQQPPWLGVLAVQPCVMVLDAQALAQGKPLPEAQQQALADAGLLVLNKSEGLSETDRARIAAQLPPLAQHWTQQAALPLGRLPGWGARGSGAVDNSSLPRDVGQMPAIWSDPTLPICLYQEREEGWSIGWRWHPSQRFDTAAVTGWLRGGNWKRAKLVIHSHDGWVSANALDGGALTWQASEWRQDSRLELIFGQPQDVEALQAGLANCRRF; encoded by the coding sequence ATGTTGCAGAACATCCCCACCCATGTCATTGCCGGTTCCCTGGGAGCCGGCAAAACCAGCCTGATCAGGCAATTGCTGGCCCAACGCCCGGCCGATGAGCGCTGGGCGGTGCTGATCAACGAGTTCGGCCAGATCGGCCTGGATGCCGCCTTGTTGACTCAGACGGCCGATGGTATCGCACTGGGGGAAGTGGCTGGGGGCTGCCTGTGCTGCGTCAACGGCGCGCCGTTTCAGATCGGCCTCGGCCGTCTGCTGCGCAAGGCGCGACCGGACCGGCTGTTTATCGAGCCCTCCGGCCTGGGCCATCCTGCGCAACTGCTGCTGCAGCTCCAACAGCCGCCGTGGCTCGGCGTGCTGGCGGTCCAGCCCTGCGTGATGGTCCTGGATGCCCAGGCGCTGGCCCAAGGCAAACCTTTGCCCGAGGCGCAGCAGCAAGCGCTGGCCGATGCCGGGCTGCTGGTGCTGAACAAGTCCGAAGGCCTCAGTGAAACCGACCGCGCCCGCATCGCCGCCCAGCTACCGCCCCTTGCGCAGCACTGGACGCAACAGGCCGCATTGCCCCTCGGCAGGCTGCCGGGGTGGGGTGCGCGGGGGAGTGGGGCTGTGGATAACTCGAGCCTGCCCAGGGATGTGGGTCAGATGCCGGCGATCTGGAGTGATCCAACGTTGCCGATCTGCCTGTATCAGGAGCGAGAAGAGGGTTGGAGCATCGGCTGGCGTTGGCATCCAAGTCAACGTTTCGACACTGCGGCCGTGACGGGATGGCTGCGAGGCGGGAACTGGAAACGGGCGAAGCTGGTTATCCACAGTCACGACGGCTGGGTGTCAGCCAATGCATTGGATGGAGGGGCGCTGACTTGGCAAGCCAGCGAATGGCGCCAGGATTCACGGCTCGAACTGATTTTCGGCCAGCCGCAAGACGTTGAAGCGTTGCAAGCCGGCTTGGCGAACTGTCGGCGCTTCTGA
- a CDS encoding NADH:ubiquinone oxidoreductase, whose amino-acid sequence MRIIGWCLLALFSDQALAQACVVHSQAERLDVKVCQQNRSIPPKLFADGFCQPNLAGQKVDVQYVDQCPGGAFGICSNAQVANMPYRQDIHYYGVATDTAYLKPFCEGKSQGTWLKP is encoded by the coding sequence ATGCGGATAATCGGTTGGTGCTTGTTGGCGCTGTTTTCGGACCAGGCACTGGCCCAGGCTTGCGTGGTTCACAGTCAAGCGGAGCGGCTCGATGTGAAAGTCTGCCAGCAGAACCGCAGTATCCCGCCCAAACTGTTCGCCGACGGCTTCTGCCAACCGAACCTCGCCGGGCAGAAAGTCGACGTGCAATACGTCGATCAATGCCCCGGCGGTGCCTTTGGCATCTGCAGCAACGCCCAGGTTGCCAATATGCCTTACCGACAGGATATTCACTATTACGGCGTCGCCACCGATACCGCTTATCTCAAGCCGTTTTGTGAAGGCAAAAGCCAGGGTACCTGGCTCAAACCTTAG
- a CDS encoding DUF1826 domain-containing protein has product MLAPTLKQQRQVLQVQGDTPRTLTQILKDDTNLAVWQRQLPAHISDFAALVRSMDQPLAESLVLDMPEEDTQPELKGLAAGFSDLHGYEGFVADVAWLVSAFACLLGAKRVGLRLRTLDKAMCPRFHVDHVPVRLITTYAGAGSEWLEEGAMDRRWLAQPDAEPRDRQRIQQLCSGEVALLKGEKWLGNEGFGLIHRSPELAPGERRLILTLDWLA; this is encoded by the coding sequence ATGCTGGCGCCTACGCTGAAGCAGCAACGCCAGGTTCTGCAGGTTCAGGGCGATACCCCGCGGACCCTGACGCAGATCCTGAAGGACGACACCAACCTGGCGGTCTGGCAGCGTCAGCTTCCGGCGCATATCAGTGATTTTGCGGCGTTGGTGCGTTCGATGGATCAACCGCTGGCTGAGTCCCTGGTGCTCGATATGCCTGAGGAGGACACTCAACCTGAGCTGAAGGGGCTTGCCGCCGGTTTCAGCGACCTGCACGGCTACGAAGGCTTCGTTGCCGATGTCGCCTGGCTGGTCAGCGCTTTCGCCTGCCTGTTGGGCGCCAAGCGGGTCGGCCTGCGCCTGCGGACGTTGGACAAGGCCATGTGCCCGCGCTTTCATGTGGATCATGTGCCGGTGCGGTTGATCACGACGTATGCCGGTGCCGGCAGCGAATGGCTCGAGGAGGGCGCCATGGATCGTCGGTGGCTGGCTCAACCTGACGCCGAGCCCCGCGATCGGCAAAGGATCCAGCAGCTTTGCAGCGGCGAGGTGGCGCTGCTCAAGGGTGAGAAGTGGCTGGGCAATGAAGGCTTCGGCCTGATTCATCGCTCGCCGGAGCTGGCCCCGGGCGAACGCCGGTTGATCCTCACGCTGGACTGGCTGGCCTGA
- the zigA gene encoding zinc metallochaperone GTPase ZigA: MPNRLPVTVLSGFLGAGKSTLLNHVLRNRDNLRVAVIVNDMSEINIDGSEIQRDVSLNRAEEKLVEMSNGCICCTLREDLLEEVGQLAREGRFDYLLIESTGISEPLPVAETFTFRDEEGRSLADVARLDTMVTVVDGVNFLPDFQAAENLASRGETLGEEDERSITDLLIEQIEFADVILISKIDLISRHEREELVAILKRLNAHAKIMPMVMGQVPLGEILDTGRFDFERAAQAPGWLQELRGEHSPETEEYGIASTVYRARGPFHPQRFFDLIERPWLNGKLLRSKGFFWLASKPEEAGSWSQAGGLMRHGFAGRWWRFVPKNQWPQDAESTAAIMKNWLPGTGDCRQELVFIGQNIDFDQLAEELDGCLLTDAEMALGMEGWRLLPDPFGSWHDEVAA; encoded by the coding sequence ATGCCCAATCGTCTTCCCGTAACTGTGCTCTCCGGGTTCCTCGGTGCCGGTAAAAGCACGTTGCTCAATCATGTCCTGCGAAATCGTGACAACCTGCGTGTCGCGGTAATCGTCAACGATATGAGCGAAATCAATATCGATGGCAGCGAAATCCAGCGCGATGTCAGCCTGAACCGCGCCGAAGAAAAGCTGGTGGAGATGAGCAACGGGTGCATCTGCTGCACGCTGCGTGAAGATCTGCTGGAAGAAGTCGGGCAACTCGCCAGAGAGGGGCGCTTCGATTACCTGTTGATCGAGTCCACCGGGATCTCCGAACCCTTGCCGGTGGCTGAGACCTTCACCTTCCGCGATGAAGAAGGTCGCAGCCTGGCCGATGTCGCACGGCTCGACACCATGGTCACGGTGGTCGACGGCGTAAATTTCCTGCCGGATTTCCAGGCCGCCGAGAACCTGGCATCACGGGGCGAAACCTTGGGGGAGGAAGATGAACGCTCGATCACGGATCTGCTGATCGAGCAGATCGAGTTCGCCGACGTGATTCTGATCAGCAAGATCGACCTGATCAGCCGCCACGAACGGGAAGAGCTGGTGGCTATCCTCAAGCGTCTAAACGCTCACGCGAAGATTATGCCCATGGTCATGGGGCAGGTGCCTCTGGGAGAAATCCTTGACACCGGTCGTTTTGATTTCGAGCGCGCAGCTCAAGCTCCCGGCTGGCTGCAAGAGTTGCGCGGCGAGCACTCGCCTGAAACCGAGGAGTACGGCATCGCTTCGACTGTCTACCGGGCGCGCGGGCCTTTCCACCCCCAGCGCTTCTTTGACCTGATCGAACGACCTTGGCTCAACGGCAAGTTGCTGCGCTCCAAAGGCTTCTTCTGGCTGGCCAGCAAACCCGAAGAGGCGGGTAGTTGGTCCCAGGCAGGCGGGTTGATGCGGCATGGTTTTGCCGGGCGCTGGTGGCGGTTCGTACCCAAGAATCAATGGCCCCAGGACGCGGAAAGCACCGCAGCGATCATGAAGAACTGGCTGCCCGGCACTGGGGATTGCCGCCAGGAATTGGTCTTCATCGGGCAGAACATCGACTTCGATCAGCTCGCTGAAGAGCTGGACGGATGCCTGCTCACGGATGCGGAAATGGCCCTGGGTATGGAGGGTTGGCGCTTGCTGCCAGACCCTTTCGGCTCCTGGCATGACGAGGTCGCGGCCTGA